In one window of Gossypium hirsutum isolate 1008001.06 chromosome A01, Gossypium_hirsutum_v2.1, whole genome shotgun sequence DNA:
- the LOC121204893 gene encoding importin subunit alpha-1a isoform X2, producing MLMFFLSLQFIMKWLFKFDKDKWQKRQRQMQKNLRSMESIRKIKRELILFFKRNHEFFHVERCIEDAAGDPIAIQKMFDSIPVMVRDMMSGNESFQLAATARVSFLLSTENPPIDVVIQSGVVPHFVRFLIEQYGFQHKLYSVSALYAIGKGSLEQAVAVIKHGAIPMFIRLLCCSEECYQLKELVAAALGSLANQSPDFRDYVLQFGTLTPLLSLLDNHLEPPMLHEKITLLRACSNTLAIVCQGNPAPSFNQIRSALPILRRLIHLNPPVGVIGDVFEDACLCLSYLSNGSAEQIQALIDADVCARLVMLLGFSDGKIVEHVLRTVGNIFKGVDSQIQILINNGVFFCFNAILMHGSNSSVLGKTCSAIPTLTARGRNQMQVGIYYGFV from the exons ATGCTcatgtttttcctttctttacagTTCATAATGAAGTGGCTGTTTAAGTTTGATAAGGACAAATGGCAGAAGAGGCAGAGGCAGATGCAGAAAAATCTCAGGAGTATGGAGAGTATAAGGAAGATAAAGAGAGAACTCATTCTTTTCTTTAAGAGAAATCATGAATTTTTTCATGTGGAGCGATGTATAGAGGATGCTGCAGGGGATCCAATAGCAATTCAAAAAATG TTTGACAGTATTCCTGTAATGGTGAGAGATATGATGAGTGGTAACGAGAGTTTCCAATTAGCGGCTACAGCTAGAGTGAGTTTTTTGTTATCAACTG AAAATCCTCCAATTGATGTAGTTATTCAAAGTGGTGTCGTTCCTCACTTTGTGCGATTTCTTATTGAGCAATATGGCTTCCAACACAAG CTTTATTCTGTAAGTGCTTTATATGCTATTGGAAAAGGGTCATTAGAACAGGCAGTCGCTGTAATTAAACATGGAGCCATACCTATGTTTATACGGCTGTTGTGTTGCTCTGAAGAATGTTATCAATTGAAGGAGCTG GTGGCAGCAGCTTTGGGTAGTCTGGCCAATCAATCTCCTGATTTTAGAGACTATGTTCTTCAGTTTGGTACTCTTACTCCATTGTTATCTTTATTAGATAACCACTTGGAGCCTCCTATGCTTCATGAGAAGATAACCTTGTTGCGTGCATGTAGCAACACCTTGGCTATAGTCTGTCAAGGAAATCCAGCACCATCATTTAACCAG ATAAGGTCTGCACTGCCAATTCTTCGTAGACTTATTCATTTGAACCCTCCGGTTGGAGTTATTGGTGACGTTTTTGAGGATGCTTGCCTGTGTCTCTCTTATCTATCAAATGGTTCAGCTGAACAAATCCAGGCTCTAATCGATGCAGATGTCTGTGCAAGGCTCGTTATGCTTTTAGG TTTTTCAGATGGAAAAATTGTTGAGCATGTGCTTAGAACAGTAGGAAACATTTTTAAGGGAGTTGATTCTCAAATTCAG ATTCTGATAAACAACggggttttcttttgttttaatgctATTCTCATGCATGGGAGTAACAGTTCTGTTCTGGGGAAAACTTGTTCGGCAATCCCAACTTTGACAGCTAGAGGTAGAAATCAGATGCAAGTAGGAATTTACTATGGTTTTGTATGA
- the LOC121204893 gene encoding importin subunit alpha-4 isoform X1 produces MLMFFLSLQFIMKWLFKFDKDKWQKRQRQMQKNLRSMESIRKIKRELILFFKRNHEFFHVERCIEDAAGDPIAIQKMFDSIPVMVRDMMSGNESFQLAATARVSFLLSTENPPIDVVIQSGVVPHFVRFLIEQYGFQHKLYSVSALYAIGKGSLEQAVAVIKHGAIPMFIRLLCCSEECYQLKELVAAALGSLANQSPDFRDYVLQFGTLTPLLSLLDNHLEPPMLHEKITLLRACSNTLAIVCQGNPAPSFNQIRSALPILRRLIHLNPPVGVIGDVFEDACLCLSYLSNGSAEQIQALIDADVCARLVMLLGFSDGKIVEHVLRTVGNIFKGVDSQIQKIMDAHIIPSLLYLSQSDNYDVEVRWDAACALSNAARRGSNEQIRFLVNQGCIGPLCDHILCPDRKTSILCLKGLKSVLKASEIMHSTRNLYTLIITDFDGFGKVEKLQSDPDIGEMAMKLLMKYGV; encoded by the exons ATGCTcatgtttttcctttctttacagTTCATAATGAAGTGGCTGTTTAAGTTTGATAAGGACAAATGGCAGAAGAGGCAGAGGCAGATGCAGAAAAATCTCAGGAGTATGGAGAGTATAAGGAAGATAAAGAGAGAACTCATTCTTTTCTTTAAGAGAAATCATGAATTTTTTCATGTGGAGCGATGTATAGAGGATGCTGCAGGGGATCCAATAGCAATTCAAAAAATG TTTGACAGTATTCCTGTAATGGTGAGAGATATGATGAGTGGTAACGAGAGTTTCCAATTAGCGGCTACAGCTAGAGTGAGTTTTTTGTTATCAACTG AAAATCCTCCAATTGATGTAGTTATTCAAAGTGGTGTCGTTCCTCACTTTGTGCGATTTCTTATTGAGCAATATGGCTTCCAACACAAG CTTTATTCTGTAAGTGCTTTATATGCTATTGGAAAAGGGTCATTAGAACAGGCAGTCGCTGTAATTAAACATGGAGCCATACCTATGTTTATACGGCTGTTGTGTTGCTCTGAAGAATGTTATCAATTGAAGGAGCTG GTGGCAGCAGCTTTGGGTAGTCTGGCCAATCAATCTCCTGATTTTAGAGACTATGTTCTTCAGTTTGGTACTCTTACTCCATTGTTATCTTTATTAGATAACCACTTGGAGCCTCCTATGCTTCATGAGAAGATAACCTTGTTGCGTGCATGTAGCAACACCTTGGCTATAGTCTGTCAAGGAAATCCAGCACCATCATTTAACCAG ATAAGGTCTGCACTGCCAATTCTTCGTAGACTTATTCATTTGAACCCTCCGGTTGGAGTTATTGGTGACGTTTTTGAGGATGCTTGCCTGTGTCTCTCTTATCTATCAAATGGTTCAGCTGAACAAATCCAGGCTCTAATCGATGCAGATGTCTGTGCAAGGCTCGTTATGCTTTTAGG TTTTTCAGATGGAAAAATTGTTGAGCATGTGCTTAGAACAGTAGGAAACATTTTTAAGGGAGTTGATTCTCAAATTCAG AAAATTATGGATGCACATATTATCCCATCTCTCCTATATCTTTCCCAATCTGACAACTATGATGTTGAGGTTCGATGGGATGCTGCCTGTGCTTTATCAAATGCTGCCCGAAGAGGCTCCAATGAGCAGATTCG GTTCTTAGTAAACCAAGGTTGCATTGGACCACTTTGTGATCATATACTCTGTCCAGACCGGAAGACATCAATACTGTGCCTTAAAGGACTCAAGAGCGTTCTAAAGGCAAGTGAAATTATGCATAGCACTAGGAACCTTTATACCCTGATCATTACTGACTTCGATGGCTTTGGTAAAGTAGAGAAATTACAGAGTGATCCGGATATTGGTGAAATGGCCATGAAACTTTTGATGAAATATGGGGTTTAG
- the LOC121204893 gene encoding importin subunit alpha-4 isoform X3, with the protein MVRDMMSGNESFQLAATARVSFLLSTENPPIDVVIQSGVVPHFVRFLIEQYGFQHKLYSVSALYAIGKGSLEQAVAVIKHGAIPMFIRLLCCSEECYQLKELVAAALGSLANQSPDFRDYVLQFGTLTPLLSLLDNHLEPPMLHEKITLLRACSNTLAIVCQGNPAPSFNQIRSALPILRRLIHLNPPVGVIGDVFEDACLCLSYLSNGSAEQIQALIDADVCARLVMLLGFSDGKIVEHVLRTVGNIFKGVDSQIQKIMDAHIIPSLLYLSQSDNYDVEVRWDAACALSNAARRGSNEQIRFLVNQGCIGPLCDHILCPDRKTSILCLKGLKSVLKASEIMHSTRNLYTLIITDFDGFGKVEKLQSDPDIGEMAMKLLMKYGV; encoded by the exons ATGGTGAGAGATATGATGAGTGGTAACGAGAGTTTCCAATTAGCGGCTACAGCTAGAGTGAGTTTTTTGTTATCAACTG AAAATCCTCCAATTGATGTAGTTATTCAAAGTGGTGTCGTTCCTCACTTTGTGCGATTTCTTATTGAGCAATATGGCTTCCAACACAAG CTTTATTCTGTAAGTGCTTTATATGCTATTGGAAAAGGGTCATTAGAACAGGCAGTCGCTGTAATTAAACATGGAGCCATACCTATGTTTATACGGCTGTTGTGTTGCTCTGAAGAATGTTATCAATTGAAGGAGCTG GTGGCAGCAGCTTTGGGTAGTCTGGCCAATCAATCTCCTGATTTTAGAGACTATGTTCTTCAGTTTGGTACTCTTACTCCATTGTTATCTTTATTAGATAACCACTTGGAGCCTCCTATGCTTCATGAGAAGATAACCTTGTTGCGTGCATGTAGCAACACCTTGGCTATAGTCTGTCAAGGAAATCCAGCACCATCATTTAACCAG ATAAGGTCTGCACTGCCAATTCTTCGTAGACTTATTCATTTGAACCCTCCGGTTGGAGTTATTGGTGACGTTTTTGAGGATGCTTGCCTGTGTCTCTCTTATCTATCAAATGGTTCAGCTGAACAAATCCAGGCTCTAATCGATGCAGATGTCTGTGCAAGGCTCGTTATGCTTTTAGG TTTTTCAGATGGAAAAATTGTTGAGCATGTGCTTAGAACAGTAGGAAACATTTTTAAGGGAGTTGATTCTCAAATTCAG AAAATTATGGATGCACATATTATCCCATCTCTCCTATATCTTTCCCAATCTGACAACTATGATGTTGAGGTTCGATGGGATGCTGCCTGTGCTTTATCAAATGCTGCCCGAAGAGGCTCCAATGAGCAGATTCG GTTCTTAGTAAACCAAGGTTGCATTGGACCACTTTGTGATCATATACTCTGTCCAGACCGGAAGACATCAATACTGTGCCTTAAAGGACTCAAGAGCGTTCTAAAGGCAAGTGAAATTATGCATAGCACTAGGAACCTTTATACCCTGATCATTACTGACTTCGATGGCTTTGGTAAAGTAGAGAAATTACAGAGTGATCCGGATATTGGTGAAATGGCCATGAAACTTTTGATGAAATATGGGGTTTAG